A window of the Streptomyces sp. NBC_00250 genome harbors these coding sequences:
- a CDS encoding NUDIX hydrolase — MSRIDYFRDPAAPKANSVVPSVTVVVRDGEGRLLLIHKTDNDLWALPGGGHDIGERISDTAVREVREETGIEVEVDNIVGLYTDPDHVLAYDDGEVRQQFSICFRAHPVGGSLRTSSESKEVRWVNPADLDDLDIHPSMRLRIQHGLDESRREPYLG, encoded by the coding sequence ATGAGCCGTATCGACTACTTCCGCGACCCCGCCGCTCCAAAGGCCAACTCGGTGGTGCCGTCCGTGACGGTCGTCGTACGCGACGGCGAGGGACGGCTCCTCCTCATCCACAAGACCGACAACGACCTGTGGGCTCTTCCTGGCGGGGGGCATGACATCGGTGAGCGAATCAGTGACACCGCGGTCCGGGAGGTCCGGGAAGAGACGGGGATCGAGGTGGAGGTGGACAACATCGTCGGCCTCTACACGGACCCGGATCACGTCCTGGCGTACGACGACGGAGAGGTCCGTCAGCAGTTCTCCATCTGCTTCCGAGCCCACCCGGTCGGCGGGTCCCTTCGCACGAGCAGCGAATCGAAGGAGGTCCGCTGGGTGAACCCAGCGGACCTCGATGACCTGGACATCCACCCGTCCATGAGGCTGCGCATCCAGCACGGCCTGGACGAGTCGCGACGGGAGCCCTACCTCGGCTGA
- a CDS encoding HD domain-containing protein, whose protein sequence is MGLTEWAYSLSESMLSEPLPRRWAHSLGVAKRARSLSPILGGDAELLEAAAVLHDVGYSPAIATTGFHPLDGARFLREQEGADERVVRLVAHHSCALLEAEERGLRHELETEFALERPELVDALIVSDMTTTPDGGHTTPVARLDEIVQRYGPDTIVGRFIQRAAPEIYAANERVERRMAAAAAGAQPR, encoded by the coding sequence ATGGGGCTTACTGAGTGGGCGTACTCGCTCTCCGAATCGATGTTGTCCGAGCCGCTGCCACGTCGTTGGGCGCACTCCCTCGGCGTTGCCAAGCGGGCTCGGTCCCTGAGCCCGATCCTCGGTGGTGACGCCGAGCTGCTGGAGGCCGCGGCCGTTCTGCACGACGTCGGGTACTCGCCGGCCATCGCGACCACCGGCTTCCACCCGCTCGACGGGGCTCGGTTCCTTCGAGAGCAAGAGGGTGCCGACGAGCGCGTGGTGCGGCTCGTAGCGCATCACTCCTGTGCGCTCCTAGAGGCTGAGGAGCGAGGGCTCCGGCATGAGCTTGAGACTGAGTTCGCGCTTGAGCGGCCCGAGCTTGTGGACGCGCTGATCGTCTCCGACATGACGACGACGCCCGACGGTGGGCACACCACTCCAGTCGCTCGGCTGGACGAGATCGTGCAGCGGTACGGGCCGGACACCATCGTGGGGCGGTTCATTCAGCGCGCGGCGCCCGAGATCTACGCCGCCAACGAGCGGGTGGAGCGTCGTATGGCAGCTGCCGCGGCCGGCGCTCAGCCGAGGTAG
- a CDS encoding GntR family transcriptional regulator — MAAASPRGTYLVISEILRKGIKEGEFVEVLPSEADLVDAHGVSRNTIRRALHLLEGEGLLESAPGVGWRVSREGGAPRTLAERMADLIGEDSLVVGDAYPSEASLCKRFGASRTAVRRVLAQMEGIGLLDTVHGKGRTVRALPGSPERP, encoded by the coding sequence GTGGCAGCAGCCAGCCCGCGTGGAACTTACCTAGTCATCTCTGAGATCTTGCGGAAGGGGATCAAGGAAGGTGAGTTCGTTGAGGTGCTGCCGTCCGAGGCGGATCTCGTTGACGCGCACGGGGTCTCCCGCAACACGATCCGTCGAGCCCTTCACCTTCTCGAAGGGGAGGGCCTCCTTGAGTCAGCGCCGGGGGTCGGCTGGCGTGTTTCGCGAGAGGGCGGCGCCCCCCGGACCCTCGCTGAGCGCATGGCTGACCTGATCGGTGAGGATTCGCTAGTGGTTGGCGATGCCTACCCGTCTGAAGCAAGCCTCTGCAAGCGCTTCGGCGCCTCTCGGACGGCTGTGCGCCGTGTGCTTGCGCAGATGGAGGGGATCGGCCTGCTCGACACGGTGCATGGCAAGGGGCGGACCGTGCGCGCACTCCCGGGATCTCCTGAACGGCCGTAG
- a CDS encoding AlbA family DNA-binding domain-containing protein, whose product MLYRSRRLEALLGGPLDAISYEDIAALVDNPEAAEAEDLDYKRELPAADDKGKEELAKDVAAFANHIGGVLIVGMAEAQGVPSKVMDCDISDAHQRHLQQVVARNTAPAVRFDMRALHKPGEPGQGFLLLAVPRSPYGPHAVTAPPTKRSETTLRYPRRGASKTEWLTETDVATAYHRRFSDASHRGRRLAVVEQELLHTLPASNVAHLIVTVCPEVPGDMQITRDSYGRYKEELLSGGRLLGEAASVFDEVRIGSRRLVASGGDPRSYWYNQCELHRDGSGSWAMRIGGRMSIVDGVEFWWTDPDTVVYELLSALHGLGVHARDRSGSTGTAVIKAALVDAPHSHPSGPSKPQMTPMPPFRIDRYNTQLGTRSPLSTQFCAYADSQSAALLDDLADGGTGLVQAGALVADELFHAFGIAEASPVTRDGEIRSEEWSPELRRNICRWAEAHQISVLGSR is encoded by the coding sequence ATGTTGTATCGCTCGCGCCGTCTCGAAGCGCTTCTGGGTGGTCCTTTGGACGCCATCAGCTATGAGGACATTGCTGCTCTAGTCGACAACCCAGAGGCGGCGGAGGCAGAAGATCTGGACTACAAGCGGGAGCTGCCGGCCGCCGACGACAAGGGCAAGGAAGAGTTGGCGAAGGACGTTGCTGCCTTCGCCAACCACATTGGCGGAGTGCTCATAGTCGGCATGGCCGAGGCACAGGGCGTCCCGTCGAAGGTCATGGACTGCGACATCTCCGACGCCCACCAGCGCCACCTACAGCAGGTCGTCGCCCGTAACACGGCTCCGGCTGTGCGCTTCGACATGCGTGCCCTCCACAAGCCGGGGGAGCCGGGGCAAGGGTTCTTGCTACTCGCGGTCCCTCGTAGTCCGTATGGGCCGCATGCCGTAACTGCGCCGCCTACAAAGCGGAGCGAGACAACCTTGCGCTATCCGCGCCGCGGTGCGAGTAAGACCGAGTGGCTGACAGAAACTGATGTGGCTACCGCCTACCACCGCAGGTTCAGCGATGCCTCGCATCGTGGACGACGCCTCGCCGTCGTTGAGCAGGAACTCCTCCACACTCTCCCAGCGAGCAACGTTGCTCACCTGATCGTGACGGTGTGTCCGGAAGTGCCCGGCGACATGCAGATCACTCGCGACTCATACGGTCGTTACAAGGAGGAGCTGCTTTCTGGGGGACGCCTCCTGGGGGAGGCTGCCTCTGTATTTGACGAGGTGCGGATCGGTTCTCGCCGTCTTGTGGCCAGTGGTGGCGATCCGCGAAGCTACTGGTACAACCAATGCGAGTTGCACCGAGACGGATCCGGAAGTTGGGCCATGCGTATTGGTGGCCGTATGTCAATCGTTGACGGTGTCGAGTTCTGGTGGACTGATCCCGACACTGTCGTTTACGAGCTTCTTTCTGCCCTTCACGGGCTCGGAGTCCACGCCCGAGATAGGTCTGGTTCAACCGGGACTGCGGTTATTAAGGCGGCGCTCGTCGATGCCCCTCATTCGCACCCTAGTGGTCCGTCGAAGCCTCAGATGACCCCTATGCCGCCTTTTCGAATCGATCGCTATAACACTCAACTTGGGACGCGGTCCCCGCTGAGTACTCAATTCTGTGCCTATGCAGACAGTCAATCTGCGGCTCTCCTGGACGACCTTGCTGATGGGGGAACTGGCCTCGTTCAGGCGGGTGCGTTGGTGGCGGATGAACTGTTCCATGCATTCGGAATTGCTGAAGCCTCGCCCGTCACAAGGGATGGCGAGATCCGATCGGAGGAGTGGTCGCCGGAGCTCAGGAGGAACATTTGTCGATGGGCTGAAGCTCACCAGATCAGTGTGCTCGGGTCGAGGTGA
- a CDS encoding GmrSD restriction endonuclease domain-containing protein, whose translation MHAQETTFSKLVHGETQFQVPLYQRTYTWQRDELRQLWDDVSELVEDKLEGRAPAAHFLGSVVLAPERVAAGGMQRWLVVDGQQRLTTLMLAFTALRDVHRARERDKKAARIHDLILVNGYQDGNDHYRLLPTQADREAFVACVESLPTAGGPGNIGGAYRFFLAALTEGEESAGEEWVGAVESVLRDYLSIVSITAAEGDNVYRIFESINNTGVGLSQSDLLRNYLFMCLPKRGEAVYRNLWLPMQELLGPTRLELLVWLDLVVGGDNRAKQSEIYRDQKKRLEPLSSDEEALEAEVSRLHVRAGRLMRIVEPWRESDPGLREVLERLARWGGQTHYPLALLLLDRLDEGGCAPGEAATALAYAESYMVRRLFAGNSTTGNNRTFMELPKEVEKELDNGSSLADAVRHALSAKTGTRVWPPDAVMRESIRSRPFYKSGRSNQRFEILRRFEESYDASEPVDYAKAKLTVEHVLPQQPAQQWFDLLAEESGEGESPEELHIQLVHTLGNLTLSGDNARLSNHPFRRKQQILDSSALRMNQRIAAQDRWGRTEILSRAEELTDRALELWPGPIDGVIHTDAEWAGWGELRQALLNMPAGTWTTYGDLAALIGTHAVAVGSHVSTRPALHGAYRVLMADGKISPGFRWPEGREGPADPREVLESEGVPFDEWGRARRSHRLTAADLATLVGKDDFENEPPAQGPEGSGGSGGTGSSKTDGETAAARFETLLRDNQTPDTVAGVLDCLRFWEELGGSLDHGKKSETSCFPMLSLGGARARSLWPLALYPVTGTAEVVFQHLKRRPPFDDELLRRELMARLNRVEGIDLAEAKLDLRPSFPLEAFADHGAELRDVLEWFVHTVALAEARRPIDDVPGAPE comes from the coding sequence GTGCACGCGCAGGAGACGACGTTCAGCAAACTGGTCCACGGCGAGACGCAGTTCCAGGTCCCGCTGTACCAACGCACCTACACCTGGCAGCGCGACGAGCTGCGGCAGCTGTGGGACGACGTGTCGGAGCTCGTCGAGGACAAGCTGGAGGGCAGGGCCCCGGCGGCTCACTTCCTCGGGTCGGTGGTGCTCGCGCCGGAGCGCGTCGCGGCGGGCGGGATGCAGCGCTGGCTCGTCGTGGACGGCCAGCAGCGGCTGACCACGCTGATGCTCGCCTTCACCGCGCTGCGGGACGTCCACCGGGCTCGGGAGCGGGACAAGAAGGCGGCCCGCATCCACGACCTCATCCTGGTCAACGGCTACCAGGACGGGAACGACCACTACCGGCTGCTGCCGACCCAGGCCGACCGCGAGGCGTTCGTCGCCTGCGTGGAATCGCTCCCCACCGCCGGCGGCCCGGGCAACATCGGCGGCGCGTACCGCTTCTTCCTCGCCGCCCTGACCGAGGGCGAGGAGAGCGCCGGCGAGGAATGGGTCGGCGCCGTGGAGTCCGTACTCAGGGACTACCTCTCCATCGTGTCGATCACCGCCGCCGAGGGCGACAACGTCTACCGGATCTTCGAGTCCATCAACAACACGGGTGTCGGCCTCAGCCAGAGCGACCTCCTGCGCAACTACCTCTTCATGTGTCTCCCCAAGCGCGGCGAAGCCGTCTACCGCAACCTGTGGCTCCCCATGCAGGAGCTGCTGGGCCCGACCAGACTGGAACTGCTGGTCTGGCTCGACCTGGTCGTCGGCGGCGACAACCGGGCCAAGCAGAGCGAGATCTACCGGGACCAGAAGAAGCGCCTCGAACCGCTGAGCTCCGACGAGGAGGCGCTGGAGGCGGAGGTCTCCCGACTGCACGTGCGGGCCGGCCGCCTCATGCGGATCGTCGAGCCGTGGCGGGAGAGCGACCCGGGCCTGCGCGAGGTCCTGGAACGGCTCGCCCGCTGGGGCGGCCAGACCCACTACCCGCTGGCGCTGCTCCTGCTCGACCGGCTGGACGAGGGCGGCTGCGCCCCCGGCGAAGCGGCCACCGCCCTCGCGTACGCCGAGAGCTACATGGTGCGACGCCTGTTCGCTGGCAACTCCACCACCGGCAACAACCGCACCTTCATGGAACTGCCCAAGGAGGTGGAGAAGGAGCTCGACAACGGGAGCTCGCTCGCGGACGCGGTGCGCCACGCCCTTTCCGCCAAGACGGGAACGCGTGTCTGGCCCCCCGATGCCGTGATGCGGGAGTCGATCCGCAGCCGCCCCTTCTACAAGTCGGGCCGATCGAACCAGCGCTTCGAGATCCTGCGCCGCTTCGAGGAGAGCTACGACGCCAGCGAGCCGGTCGACTACGCCAAGGCGAAGCTCACCGTGGAGCACGTGCTGCCGCAGCAGCCCGCCCAGCAGTGGTTCGACCTCCTCGCGGAGGAGTCCGGAGAGGGTGAGAGCCCGGAGGAGCTGCACATCCAACTGGTGCACACGCTCGGCAACCTGACGCTCTCCGGCGACAACGCGCGCCTGTCGAACCACCCCTTCCGCCGCAAGCAGCAGATCCTGGATTCCAGCGCGCTGCGGATGAACCAGCGGATCGCGGCCCAGGACCGCTGGGGGCGGACCGAGATCCTCTCGCGCGCCGAGGAACTCACCGACCGAGCGCTGGAGTTGTGGCCGGGCCCCATCGACGGCGTGATCCACACCGACGCCGAATGGGCCGGCTGGGGTGAGCTGCGCCAAGCGCTGCTGAACATGCCGGCGGGCACCTGGACGACCTACGGAGACCTCGCCGCCCTCATCGGCACCCACGCCGTCGCGGTCGGCAGCCATGTGAGCACCAGGCCCGCGCTGCACGGGGCCTATCGCGTGCTGATGGCCGACGGAAAGATCTCGCCCGGCTTCCGCTGGCCGGAGGGGCGAGAGGGCCCGGCCGATCCGCGGGAGGTCCTGGAGTCCGAAGGCGTGCCCTTCGACGAGTGGGGCCGCGCCCGCCGCTCGCACCGCCTGACAGCGGCGGACCTCGCGACGCTGGTGGGCAAGGACGACTTCGAGAACGAGCCCCCCGCTCAGGGTCCCGAGGGCTCCGGGGGCTCGGGCGGCACCGGGAGCTCCAAGACCGACGGGGAGACCGCGGCAGCCCGTTTCGAGACGCTGTTGCGCGACAACCAGACGCCCGACACGGTGGCGGGCGTGCTCGACTGCCTGAGGTTCTGGGAGGAACTGGGCGGCTCCCTCGACCACGGGAAGAAGAGCGAGACCAGCTGCTTCCCCATGCTGTCCTTGGGCGGAGCCAGAGCCCGTTCGCTGTGGCCTCTCGCCCTGTACCCGGTGACGGGCACCGCCGAGGTGGTCTTCCAGCACCTGAAGCGCCGACCGCCCTTCGACGACGAGCTGCTGCGACGCGAGCTGATGGCACGCCTGAACCGTGTGGAGGGCATCGACCTCGCGGAGGCGAAGCTGGACCTGCGCCCCTCGTTCCCTCTGGAAGCCTTCGCCGACCACGGTGCGGAGCTCCGTGACGTCCTGGAGTGGTTCGTCCACACGGTCGCGCTCGCCGAGGCCCGCCGCCCGATCGACGACGTGCCGGGGGCGCCCGAGTGA
- a CDS encoding UvrD-helicase domain-containing protein, whose protein sequence is MATLGIHKDFLLEFAKLERPVQKRVHEVFDKFREHRHAGLHLEKLEKSRDSRIRTIRINQFMRGVVLAPEVGDSFLLLKVMPHDDAIAWAVKHRATVNSATQGIELRDDVALERATAGVDGLAGHRPGTPAEAERLFGGVADKDLIKLGIDPDLLPLVRHLGTEAHLDALHKVLPEQQYDVLAGLAAGMKPEDVWREIVAVQLEQPSAAPRTDPAPRAEPASVRPERDDFSAAMARSQGRIALVSGADELTDILSRPFDAWRIFLHPSQRKLAYRSSYTGPARVTGGPGTGKTVVALHRALHLARQLPADAPDESILLTTFTRDLAADLLSNLELLIPEPALRAKVRVVNVDALANRIVREDRGAPPALVAAQKEILTRWGRAAQRVEVDFTDVFLDQEWRHVILAQDIRTPEAYLKASRAGRGTPLGPLRRAQVWRAVEAFTQELRRADEWTFLQVCAEAARILQDRGGDRPFCHVVIDEAQDLHPAQWGMLRALVAPGPDDLFIAGDTHQRIYGNRVSLRGLGISVAGRSTRLRINYRTTKEILTWSTRLLADALVDDMDGGQDSLVGYRSAYRGAMPELGGAADKSAEISGLVTRISEWTGTGIAPHEIGVAVRYVQLGRDIAHALDQAGIPSLVLGASAAAGDGVRVGTMHRMKGLEFRCMAVAGVNDAVVPMNGALTPEEVDPQQYREDLMGELSLLFVACTRARDALRVSWHGAPSPFLPEQATV, encoded by the coding sequence ATGGCGACACTGGGGATCCACAAGGACTTCCTCCTGGAATTCGCCAAGTTGGAAAGGCCCGTCCAGAAACGTGTGCACGAGGTCTTCGACAAGTTCCGGGAGCACCGGCACGCGGGCCTGCACCTGGAGAAGCTGGAGAAGTCCCGCGACTCGCGCATCCGGACCATCCGCATCAACCAGTTCATGCGCGGTGTGGTGCTGGCTCCGGAGGTGGGCGACAGCTTCCTCCTGCTCAAGGTCATGCCTCACGACGACGCCATCGCCTGGGCCGTCAAGCACCGGGCGACCGTCAACTCGGCCACGCAGGGGATCGAGTTGCGCGACGACGTCGCTCTCGAACGCGCGACCGCCGGCGTCGACGGTCTCGCCGGCCACCGGCCCGGCACGCCCGCGGAGGCCGAGCGGTTGTTCGGAGGAGTCGCCGACAAGGACCTGATCAAGCTGGGCATCGACCCCGATCTGCTTCCTTTGGTACGGCACCTCGGCACCGAGGCCCATCTCGACGCCCTGCACAAGGTCCTCCCCGAGCAGCAGTACGACGTGCTGGCCGGGCTTGCCGCGGGGATGAAGCCGGAGGACGTGTGGCGCGAGATCGTCGCCGTACAGCTGGAGCAGCCCTCCGCGGCCCCGCGCACGGACCCGGCGCCACGGGCCGAGCCTGCCTCGGTCCGACCCGAGCGGGACGACTTCTCCGCGGCCATGGCGCGGTCCCAGGGGCGGATCGCGCTCGTCTCCGGCGCCGACGAGCTGACGGACATCCTGTCCCGGCCCTTCGACGCCTGGCGGATCTTCCTCCATCCGAGCCAGCGCAAGCTCGCCTACCGTTCCTCATACACGGGGCCGGCGCGCGTCACCGGGGGTCCCGGCACCGGTAAGACGGTGGTCGCGCTGCATCGCGCCCTGCATCTCGCCCGGCAGTTGCCGGCGGACGCCCCCGACGAGTCGATCCTGCTCACCACCTTCACCCGCGACCTCGCTGCCGACCTGCTCAGCAACCTCGAACTCCTGATCCCCGAGCCCGCGCTGCGGGCGAAGGTCCGGGTCGTCAACGTGGACGCGCTGGCCAACCGGATCGTCCGGGAGGATCGCGGAGCACCGCCGGCGCTGGTGGCCGCGCAGAAGGAGATCCTCACGCGCTGGGGCCGGGCGGCCCAAAGGGTGGAGGTCGATTTCACCGATGTGTTCCTCGACCAGGAGTGGCGGCACGTCATCCTGGCCCAGGACATCCGGACACCGGAGGCCTATCTGAAGGCATCCCGCGCCGGCCGCGGAACCCCGCTCGGCCCTCTCAGGCGTGCCCAGGTGTGGCGCGCCGTCGAGGCGTTCACGCAGGAGCTGCGCCGGGCCGACGAATGGACGTTCCTGCAGGTGTGCGCGGAGGCCGCACGCATCCTCCAGGACCGAGGCGGGGACCGCCCGTTCTGCCATGTGGTGATCGATGAGGCACAGGATCTCCACCCCGCCCAGTGGGGCATGCTGCGCGCTCTGGTCGCCCCGGGGCCGGACGACCTCTTCATCGCGGGCGACACCCACCAGCGGATCTACGGCAACCGGGTGTCGCTGCGCGGTCTCGGCATCTCGGTGGCCGGCCGGTCCACCCGGCTGCGCATCAACTACCGCACGACGAAGGAGATCCTGACCTGGTCGACCCGACTCCTCGCGGACGCCCTCGTGGACGACATGGACGGCGGGCAGGACTCACTCGTCGGTTACCGGTCCGCGTACCGGGGCGCGATGCCGGAACTCGGGGGCGCAGCCGACAAGTCGGCGGAGATCTCGGGCCTGGTCACCCGGATCTCGGAGTGGACCGGGACGGGGATCGCGCCGCACGAGATCGGCGTCGCCGTGCGGTACGTCCAGCTGGGCAGGGACATCGCCCATGCCTTGGACCAGGCGGGGATTCCCTCGCTCGTCCTGGGGGCGTCGGCGGCAGCCGGTGACGGAGTCCGGGTCGGGACCATGCATCGCATGAAGGGACTCGAATTCCGCTGCATGGCGGTCGCCGGTGTGAACGACGCGGTCGTGCCGATGAACGGTGCCCTCACACCGGAGGAGGTCGACCCCCAGCAGTACCGGGAGGACCTCATGGGCGAACTGAGCCTGCTGTTCGTCGCCTGCACGCGGGCGAGGGACGCCTTGCGCGTCTCCTGGCACGGCGCGCCCAGCCCCTTCCTCCCCGAGCAGGCCACCGTCTGA
- a CDS encoding M4 family metallopeptidase yields MTRQQSSHRRTAVTTALIASAAMVVVGVQTGSASADAQREAGATALVLSGSQRAAAVQEAQAGAVETARAIGLGGREKLVVRDVVKDADGAVHTRYERTYEGLPVLGGDLVVHRKKNGSRATTKATDARISVASTAAAVTATTAGKSAAASSDARSAAPASSRKVIWAATGKPVLAWETTVTGVQADGTPSRRHVITDATSGKELYSYEAIETGTGNTQYSGSVTLGTAPSFTLTDTARGGHKTYDLNGGTNGTGSLLTNSTDTWGNGLATNRETAAADAHYGAAVTWDFYKNELGRNGIRGDGVAAYSRVHYGNAYVNAFWDDSCFCMTYGDGTGNLKPLTSLDVAGHEMSHGLTASTANLRYSRESGGLNEATSDIFGTSVEFYAANTTDAGDYLIGEKIDIRGNGTPLRYMDKPSRDGNSADYWSSKVGRLDVHYSSGPANHFFFLLSEGSGAKTINGVSYNSPTSDGSTLTGIGRTKAYKIWYKALSTYMTSSTDYAGARTATLSAATDLYGAGSAEYTAVAKAWTAINVK; encoded by the coding sequence GTGACCCGCCAGCAGTCCTCGCACCGCCGTACCGCCGTCACCACCGCCCTGATCGCATCGGCCGCCATGGTCGTCGTCGGAGTCCAGACCGGATCCGCCAGCGCCGATGCCCAGCGTGAGGCCGGCGCCACCGCGCTCGTGCTCTCCGGTTCCCAGCGCGCCGCCGCCGTCCAGGAGGCCCAGGCCGGAGCCGTCGAGACGGCCAGGGCCATCGGCCTCGGCGGCCGGGAGAAGCTCGTCGTCCGGGACGTCGTCAAGGACGCCGACGGCGCCGTGCACACGCGCTACGAGCGCACCTACGAGGGCCTTCCCGTCCTCGGTGGCGACCTCGTCGTGCACCGGAAGAAGAACGGCTCGCGCGCCACCACGAAGGCGACCGACGCCCGGATATCCGTGGCGAGCACGGCCGCCGCGGTCACGGCCACGACCGCCGGCAAGTCCGCCGCGGCGTCCTCCGACGCGCGGTCCGCCGCCCCCGCCTCGTCCCGCAAGGTGATCTGGGCGGCCACCGGCAAGCCGGTCCTCGCCTGGGAGACGACCGTCACGGGCGTCCAGGCCGACGGCACCCCGAGCCGCCGCCACGTCATCACCGACGCGACCTCGGGCAAGGAGCTGTACTCCTACGAGGCGATCGAGACGGGCACCGGCAACACCCAGTACAGCGGCAGCGTCACTCTCGGCACCGCCCCCTCGTTCACGCTCACGGACACCGCGCGCGGTGGCCACAAGACGTACGACCTGAACGGCGGCACCAACGGCACCGGCTCGCTCCTCACCAACAGCACCGACACCTGGGGCAACGGCCTGGCCACCAACCGGGAGACCGCCGCCGCCGACGCCCACTACGGCGCCGCCGTCACCTGGGACTTCTACAAGAACGAGCTCGGCCGCAACGGCATCCGCGGTGACGGCGTCGCCGCCTACTCCCGCGTCCACTACGGCAACGCGTACGTCAACGCCTTCTGGGACGACTCCTGCTTCTGCATGACGTACGGCGACGGGACGGGCAACCTCAAGCCGCTGACCTCCCTCGACGTCGCGGGCCACGAGATGTCCCACGGCCTGACCGCCTCCACCGCCAACCTGCGCTACAGCAGGGAGTCGGGCGGCCTCAACGAGGCCACCTCCGACATCTTCGGCACCTCGGTCGAGTTCTACGCGGCCAACACCACGGACGCCGGCGACTACCTCATCGGCGAGAAGATCGACATCCGCGGCAACGGCACCCCGCTCCGCTACATGGACAAGCCGAGCCGCGACGGCAACTCCGCCGACTACTGGTCCAGCAAGGTCGGCCGCCTCGACGTCCACTACTCCTCGGGCCCGGCCAACCACTTCTTCTTCCTGCTGTCCGAGGGCAGCGGCGCCAAGACGATCAACGGCGTGTCCTACAACTCCCCGACCAGCGACGGCTCCACCCTCACGGGCATCGGCCGGACCAAGGCCTACAAGATCTGGTACAAGGCCCTCTCCACCTACATGACCTCCTCCACCGACTACGCCGGCGCCCGCACGGCCACCCTCTCCGCGGCCACCGACCTGTACGGCGCGGGCAGCGCCGAGTACACGGCGGTCGCGAAGGCGTGGACGGCGATCAACGTCAAGTAA
- the ku gene encoding non-homologous end joining protein Ku produces MRSIWNGAISFGLVSIPIKLVNATESRSVSFRQIHTEDGGRVRYKKVCELDGEEVPQAEIGKAYEDADGTMIPITEEDLAALPLPTAKTIEIVAFVPAGDIDPLQMDAAYYLSANGVPAAKPYTLLREALKRSEKVAVAKYALRGRERLGMLRVVDDVIAMHGLLWPDEIRAPEGVAPENPVSVRDAELDLADALMATLGEVDMSTLHDDYRTAVEEMIAAKAEGGEGVAPPTEGEESGGGQVIDLMAALENSVRAAKEARGETREVAEVTPLKPRAGTPKATDTKKSTAKTAAKKTTAATHKSTSAKKTTAKTPTKSTAKSTAKTARSTTAKSTTAKKTPAGKTPAKKATPRKRTA; encoded by the coding sequence GTGCGATCCATCTGGAACGGCGCCATATCCTTCGGCCTGGTCAGCATCCCGATCAAGCTGGTGAACGCCACCGAGAGCCGGTCCGTCTCCTTCCGTCAGATCCACACCGAGGACGGCGGCCGGGTCCGCTACAAGAAGGTGTGCGAGCTCGACGGCGAAGAGGTCCCCCAGGCGGAGATCGGCAAGGCGTACGAGGACGCGGACGGGACCATGATCCCGATCACCGAGGAGGACCTGGCCGCACTGCCGCTCCCCACGGCGAAGACGATCGAGATCGTCGCCTTCGTGCCGGCCGGCGACATCGACCCGCTGCAGATGGACGCCGCGTACTACCTCTCGGCGAACGGCGTCCCCGCGGCCAAGCCGTACACCCTGCTCCGCGAGGCGCTGAAGCGCAGCGAGAAGGTGGCCGTGGCGAAGTACGCCCTCAGGGGGCGGGAACGCCTCGGGATGCTCCGGGTCGTGGACGACGTGATCGCCATGCACGGCCTGCTCTGGCCGGACGAGATCCGCGCGCCGGAGGGCGTGGCCCCGGAGAACCCGGTGAGCGTACGGGACGCCGAACTCGACCTGGCGGACGCCCTGATGGCCACCCTGGGCGAGGTCGACATGAGCACCCTCCACGACGACTACCGCACGGCGGTGGAGGAGATGATCGCGGCCAAGGCGGAGGGCGGCGAGGGCGTCGCGCCCCCGACGGAGGGCGAGGAGTCCGGCGGTGGCCAGGTCATCGACCTGATGGCGGCCCTGGAGAACAGCGTCAGGGCGGCGAAGGAGGCCCGGGGTGAGACGCGGGAGGTCGCGGAGGTCACCCCCCTGAAGCCGCGCGCCGGTACCCCGAAGGCGACGGACACGAAGAAGTCGACGGCGAAGACGGCGGCGAAGAAGACGACGGCCGCCACCCACAAGTCGACGTCGGCGAAGAAGACGACGGCGAAGACCCCGACGAAGTCGACGGCGAAGTCGACGGCGAAGACGGCCAGGTCGACGACCGCCAAGTCGACGACCGCCAAGAAGACTCCGGCCGGAAAGACCCCGGCCAAGAAGGCGACTCCACGCAAGCGCACCGCCTGA